The genomic segment TACATTCACGCTTCTTAGTTTTAAAAATCCTAAGAAAATCAGCTCTTTAATGCAAAAGATAGAAAAACAGGCCGGAAGTTAAGAACACAAGAATTTCCTGTCAGACCTCCTCTGTCTGTAATAAAGGGGTTAAAAAAAGGCCAAGTAAAGTTGATCTAAATGGTGATTAAATCAATAATGGGATGCaagtaaaaataacaaacatatttaaagtattttatacTTATGTTGTGTCAAATAAGTCTCGTTCAAACCGCTGCTGGGTCGTAAACTGTGACAAATCTCatcagattgtgtttgtgttagcgTTTGATTCCCAGATCAGCTCTCGCTAATCGCTCTTTGTTCAAACCAGCAGGACTCTGGGCCTGATACACCACAAATAATACGATTACACaccagcagcaaacacacacacacacacacactcacacacactcactgtaacCACACGACAGAGTAAATTGCCACATGCATTCGATGAATAAATTCCTGTCCGTTAAGGAAATGCTGTTGTAACAAAGatgcctgtgtctgtgtgtcattgCATTATTTAATTAGCTGTAAGTACAGCGGTGCGTGGAGCACGTCATGTGGTCTCTGCCTGTATGGAAACCATACGCACAACGGGACCGGTTGGCAGTCGCTCCAACTATAATAAACTGGAACAATATATACAGATCTGCAGTCAGAGCTGGAGCTAATGGATTTTGGGCACATGGCGGaaaacgtctgtgtgtgtgtgtgtgtgtatgtctctgtTTTAACTGTCGGAAGCAGTGAAATGTAAAACTCAACGAGAACGAAACATTTCCAGGCCACATTCGACCTCATGGTATTCAGAGTTCTTGAATACTGGTATTTCATTTTCCCAATTTGTTTCTCCGCACTGGTTCAGCAGAAGTCAACGTTGGACTTAGTGTCATGTGACTGCGCCCGAGTTTGTCCTTGTGAGTGTTTAGCTGAGCGATGAGCATCTGTCGAGTTAGAAAGATGCAGCAGCAAGAAAATGACAGAAGAACGTTTACTCAAAGAGTGAGAGGAAAGTCCGGAGCTTCTGAGGACGAGTGCTCGAAAAGTGTGTACACTGAATTCtttatgttgtttgtgtgtatgtgtgtgtctgtgtgtgtatgtgtgtgtctgtgtgtgtctgtgagagccTGCATGACTGATGACCTCCATCAGTTCACTTTCTCCAAAGTCAACATGTCGCtttctgcatgtttgtgtgtgtgtgtgtgggcacatTTTGTCCCTCTACGTCACAAACAATAGCTGATTTATAAGATTACATATATTGACTCTGTAATCACGGTGTgtatgtccgtgtgtgtgtgtgtgtgtttgtcggagAGAGTGTGGCGGCCTTGCGACGCCAAGCCGAGCCTATTTATCTTGTTGCAGTGAATTCCCAGAgttctcttcccctcctccgctccctcGCTTTACGCCTCCTTCActcgctctcttcctcttcaaagGAGACCATtgagagaaaagcaaacagGCATGGAgggggcaacacacacacacacacactcacacacaggtacactcacacaggtacacactcaGGGCTGCCAAGGGTGTGTTTGCGGGTACAACTTATTTAGTGTGGTTTTCTTGGCGTGTGTGAGCagtacatgtgtctgtgttgtatgtgtgtttgtgtgtgcatccatGATTATGAAAGTGTGTGCTGTGTATATGCTCatgtaaaagtgtgtgtgtgtgtgtggaggtcacTTCACAAAGGCACCAGTGTGTTTGATCAGATTAGCCATCTTAGTGGAGGTGGGCTATGTTAGCGTCACAATAGCGTTAGCATTGAGCCCATTGGCGTCGCTAGCTGCTGATTAGCTTGCGGCTTCTGCAGTCGCAGGTTTGTGGAATTTTGACTCAGCTCACCAAACCTCCTTAGGTCCGAATTAGTGTCGTTTTCACTGGGACCACAACCAAAACCATCACCTCAGCCCtggctccgtgtgtgtgtctgtgtgtgtgtctctgtgtgtgtgtgtgtgttggcctcTCAGGTCTCTCTGGTCTGGACTGCATCAAGTGTGTGGTTCAGCGTTGGCCCGTAGGgatgccgtgtgtgtgtttgtgtgtgtactggttgtgtttctgtgtgtgtaagtgagcaCGTATACATGTGTGTTACGTTCAGGGAAAcgagaagacaatgttgttgttgttttttacactcAACAGTCCTTTTTTCTCAGGATATTGAGTCCTGAGAAGACATTTATAGAAGCAGTATATTCTACGTGGTTTATTTAAGATAATCCTGAATAGTTCGGGCCCGAGCATCGACGGTGGGAGGCAtgttgtatttcgaaggatttgtatttcccttttgggctttttcaggcctagaggctcaaattcttaccaaactttgcaggaaatacaaaaccctaaaaagtaatggctcaacagcgccatctaaggaaaataccctcagttagcttttactgatcttcacaaaaaccgtagcccaggtgtatcatgacttaacaaaacaaaaagtctgAGGTGCAATGGGAAAAGCTTACGCTAGGCTGGTCACACTGGACGCGTAAGCATCGCGTAAGCATCGCGTAAGCATCGCGTAAACGCTGGTCCGGACACTCTTTAAACttcgcggcggtcatcctgcgattccccTCCgtaatcacacatacagctgatatttgtcattaactgcaaaggcgtcccagcatttgtcctttttaatgttgtctttatacaacatgtgccgaggatcataaagctcactgtactacttctccacttcaattattaatttaatgtcatccgtCTTCAAGAACGTCTcggctgtttgctccgttcaatgtcgggtgtcgagggtaaattacgtattctccactcaagcttatgtggagagtacgtagacaccccccccccctctctttttatctttatgactgcttgtgtgtctgtatggatgggcagagggggacatttaataatgtgattggtaaaattggtcaAAGCTGCCtcacttcagcctccggtggggctggcacaagggattaacatgggagtggatggaagccagctgttatttaaggcatggcgctgcacttacgcgtccggtgtgaacccggcgtaacAGGAGGCcagccattttggatttagtggcaaTTTTCTAAAATTTTTCTTTGACGTTcttgtcccagggttttcatcaaatcaacttcatatggacatgattgtcatcacaacaagacggagatatGAACTACCTCGAATTTCGAGTGTTCATCGTGGCGTGGCGTAAAAGTTTGTTTAAGCATcatcaaaacacgatgttctgtatctcagacgtAGAAGGTGCAGTCGAGTCCAAGAGttccggcctgatgacatctaacCCAcagaaattattaattaaaatcacagcggcgtcttgtttttggaacatcttacacttggaagtattcctcctcatcactgaccgcaaccatgtcaaactgtgtcaaaagtgtctgaagacattgataatggcataagatTACTGGGACTCTCCGTCAAACACAcgtgttacttcagtgttcatgcttcagtctccctcaaaatacatCTGTGTAACAACAGCACCCCCCTGCAGATAttaatatggttttaaggaatgggagGGACGAAATAACTGAatagcgccccctaaagtgaagccccgTCACTAGGATTGgccgacatctacaaaaatcgagagggacatttgtcttttcatgacaaacaaataaatgtgatgaacttgtccttggaCTTTCATAGGATCAACTTCATgttctgtgaatgtcatctcaagAAGATAGAAATATAAACTACCTCGGCatatatgatttcatcacacggtgtgaccgtggcgtgacattttgatgattcgccaaaaaagagggatttattataactcttttgtgcattgttctttcagcctcaaacctaaTTCACAGTCCCGCCCCTATCAGATCCATAtcatattgactcatcattacagtgccacctgctggctacaggaagtgacatgttttaaactttgatgaactgctcttggctgctttacaatatatattaaagaacacttcaaaggattcactaagcaaatattgatttgttgtcagtttgctttaatgttacagtgtcagtggtgttagaatcctttgatgtctcAGATGCAATGATGAAACATTTATACgacctgaagagagaaaagagtgtttttgacctgaacacaACTAGAAGTCTAGTATAGTGATAGCattagcaccacctactgccaaaaggaggttAGCCtagtttttaaactaaattcaaTTTAGATAAAGTTTTCACTATGGGGTCTAACTTGATAGGGAAGACCGTAATGCATGATTAGTGAGCGTGGTCCAGCGGTGCAcgacagacgcaggaagtgaagcgtttatccttgccgcagtgcgcaaaacaCACGCAACCGCTTGGTCATTGATCTCTCCACTTACCGCTGTGACataaaggcagcagctgctgaggagaggtaagaccatactgttgctcttttaatatagtgtgttaaaatgtggtaaaaagaggaagtgaagaagagagggaaaagCAGAGATCTGTTACTGtttggaggaagtgaatctgttctacagtctctggctgcagctgaaatggagcagcaagaaaatcaactggacagagaaagattctgctgttggatctgtgtggatctactgaaggatccggtgactactgtctgtggacacagctactgtaagagctgtattaacacccactgggacaaagaggaggagagaggaagctacagctgtcctcagtgtagacagaccttcacaccaaggcctgtcctggagaaaagcaccatgttagctgattcactggaggagctgaagaagactggactccaagctgctcctgctgatcactgctatgctggacctgaagacgtggcctgtgatgtctgcactgggagaaaacggaaatctctcaagtcctgtttgaattatttggcctcttattgtgaaaaacacctccagcctcatcttcagtcacctccattgaagaagcacaagctggtggagccctcggagaagctccaggagaacatctgctctcgtcacgacgaggtgatgaagatgttctgccgcactgatcagcagtgtatctgttctctctgctctgtggaggaacataaggaccacgacacagtgtcagctgcagcagaaaggactgagaggcagagagagctcgggctgaggagacaaacaatccagcagagagtccaggacacagagaaagatgtgaagctgcttcaacaggaggaggaggccctcaatggctctgctgataaagcagtggaggacagtgaggagatcttcactgagctgatccctctgctggagaaaagaagctctgatgtggagcagcagatcagattccagcaggaaactgaagtgagtctagtcagagagcttcaggagagactggagcaggagatcactgagctgaagaggaaagaccatgaactgaagcagctctcagacacagaggatcacaaccagcttctacacaactacccctcactgtcaccactcagtggatctacacactcatccagcttcaggttccgtcctctgaggaactttgacgacgtgacagcagctgtgtcaaaggtcagaggtcgactacaggacattctgagtgagaaagagacagagattttacagattgtgtctcaaatggatgttttactgcgacaaccagagccagagaccagagctgacttcttaaaatattcacaggaaatcacactggatccaaacacagcaaacagacttctgttattatctgagggaaacagaaaagtaacacgtatgagtgaagatcagtcttattcttatcattcagacagattcactggttatcctcaggtcctgagtagagagagtctgactggacgttgttactgggaggtggaggtggaggtgggggtgagAGGAGCAGTTggtgtagcagtcgcatacaagaatatcaacagagcaggaggctcacgtgaatgtttatttggattcaatgataaatcttggtcattatgtTGTTATGGAAACGGTTATAccttttattacaacagcatccACACTCTAGTGTCAGGTCCTgcgtcctccagagtaggagtgtacctggatcacagagcaggtgttctgtccttctacagcgtctctgacaccatgactctcctccacagagtccagaccacattcactcagtctctctatgctggagttagggtttTTTGGTATGAATCCTCATccgctgagttctgtaaactcaattagacttgagtcattaaaagcagtgatttagattctgtgtgtaaatctttaacttctttcgTCTCCTTGTttgttcgtcgtggtgacgtttccgCTCCGCaaagagatcagctgtcaatcaaacactgaccttcctttatcacacatattttgttatcactttgtaaagacagaaatctataatttcactgagatgaatgtgtttgaaagaacccgagcaccgagcggtgggaggccctgTTGTATTTGGAAGgacttgcatttccattttggggctttttcagggcgaaTTTTCTGtgacttcggtgttcaaggttcaacctccctcaaactacatgtgtgtatcaacagtcccgcagtgcgcaaaacgcatgcaacgtgGAGACGTGcacttggtcatcgatcgctctctccaccgaccgctACAGACTTCAACGTGTGGGTGCctgggcccgcaagtgctacaacgtagccctaatTAAATCTGAAATTACACCTGTTAACTGTTTAATAATCATTTATTGGAGTtaatgaaatgttgaaatgagaACATCTGGTGTCTCAACAGGAGTTACATcgaattatgaaataaatgtttccaAGACTCACAAAGTTTCCAACTTGAAATGTATAGAGTTTAAGACAAAGAATCAAGGCCTCCAAGGTTTTTGAATATTGACATGAATCATTTTAAGTGTGGACATTTAGAAATAATGTTATCAATATTATTTTCCCTTAAATTCAGCTCTGCACCGACGTCTGCAAGTGAGGTTCAGTCGACCTCTGCTCTGATGCTGACactgagaaagacagaaaatggTTTGAACGGTTTTGTTTGAAAGCTCTCGGCCCTTTTCACATTATTATGTTTGGTCAATTTTTCAAATCCTCAAACTTCTCAACAAGAAAATcacaaagaggagaagcagaaaatagagaaaggagagaaacaggTGGAAAAGAAACTCCACATctgcagaagtgtgtgtgtgtgtgtgtgtgtgtgtttgtgtgtgtgtgtgtgtgtgtgtgtgtgtgtgtgtgtgtgtgtgtgtgtgtgtgtgtgtgtgtgtgtgtgtgtgtgtgtgtgtgtgtgtgtgtgtgtgtgtgtgtgtgtgtgtgtgtgtgtgtgtgtgtgtgtgtgtgtgtgtgtgtgtgtttttctctgtgtgtggtgCTAATTTGTAGTCAGgatctctctgtgttttgtctgCCAAGATTAGACTGCCTTGTTTTGGTCTATGACCACATACAGACAATGCACCATTTACACACAtacgcaaaaacacacacaaacacacacacacacacacgagcaacAACGTGACGTTCTCAGCGTCCGGTCATATTTTATCTTGAGGTAGAGTGACAGTAATGACCATGAGTCCTGCTGCATGTTTAAACAGAAATACATGTTTGGTATCTTATTGTGGTTTTTCTAACCAGCTTcaggaaattacatttaatttgatatCATTTCCCGTCCTGTAACTCACACAAAGAGATTCTTAGTGAGCTCCAGTTTGCAGATCACCACGGTGACCAGAAAGCTTTGAGTCTTGATTTTTTGAAAATAGAAGTACCCATATTTTGCGGAGCGGGGGGGTGAAGCCTGACTAAGATTACAGCAGTATCCACGTCCCAATGCACACGATGCTTTATCATCGACTTGACTCTGAATCATTTACTAGATGAACATCAGGTggattgaagaagacttgaaaccaGAGATTGAGACGTATTATATGTTAATCTTATTAATTGCAGGAtttcagacttttattttgttacataTCATTCATCGCAGTGTTGTTTATCTTAGTGGCAACAACACTTTAATATTGTTAATCAATTTCAAATCATATttattgtgacattttaaatttgttatgAAGCAACTTGACAGATTCACAGATTATTATTCACTGTGCTGTGAAATGTGTTCTTTCTACTAAAAGTTATTACCCTGTTTGTCTTCGCCTGtatttaattcataatttcatAACTCAAGCTGGTCCAGTGGCTTCGTCTCTGTTTCTGACAAATAGAGTCTTTGAAATGGTTTGAGCAGATTTCAAAGACTCGATGGTGAGTTTGCAGGAAGTCgtctgtagagcagcaggaggcgggacttgATGTTTGAACACAAACTATGATCACACTCAGAGAAGCTTTGGAATAAAACTCACTGTTCTTTAAGAGTAAATGAATGAATCTGGTGTGATTCAGTTGAGATGAGATGACTCCACAGGGAAAGTTCATGTTCTGCTTCACATTGAATTCACAGATTTAAACGATACTAAACACAAACAGTCGGAATAAATCTGCTTCTGCAGCGGAATGACTGCTGGACACACAGCTGGACACACATCtggctctgagtgtgtgtgtctgtgtgtgtgtgtctccttcatTTTATCGCGTCCCCAAGTAGTTATCCTGCAAATGTGCACATGCATCAAATGTGTGCATACAGCATGTGTGTCTTCATGCAAGcctgccatgtgtgtgtgtgtatgtgcgcgcGCATCTTTTTGCACTGtaagcgtgtgcatgtgtgcagccTGGGAGGTTAGTGTGAACTGGTAATGACAGgccactgtgtgtatgtgtgtgtgtgtgtgtgtatgtatgtatgtatgtgtgtgtgtgtaatgagtaGAGAAAGGTTCTGTGTGATTATAGGCCTCCTCATAAGGACCAGAGAGACTAAATATGGTTTCAGACTAAACAGtatccccacacacacacacacacacacacacacacacacacacacacacacacacacacacacacacacacacacacacacacacacacacacacacacacacacacacacacacacacacacacacacacacacacacacacacacacacacacacacacacacacacacacacacacacacacacacaccacagaccacATACACATTGCAATATACAGCACATACGAAGAAAAATTTCTGAAAAtagctttttaaaaaagaaatattttacGATCAGACAGGAGTTGTCTTCACCGTTTCTTTGCTCCGTCGTCGTGAGGGAAACTGAATCTGACTTTTCACCAGGTCCTGCAGAAGTCAAGTTTGACCCGTGAAGTTTTACTCATTAGTTTCACGCTGCAGATGATTGGAGCCTTGTTTCCCCGActctcccacaatgcacttcTTCTTTAATGTAAGCAGGAAAGATGTCAGACTGACGAGCACGTGTCAAACACTGTcatgaaatataaacattaacacGACCTCCATCCTTTCAGACCTGTTCTACTTCAATAATCCGTTTCAAATTAAATTCTCTGAGCTGCACGTAGTTGCTCTGATAGGTTTACGTGGCGGTTTCCTTTCATTCTCGCATGTAGCACTTACACGTTTCCTCTCCATTTCCAACCTGAATCCTGACGGGAGGTTAATCACACAGTGCGCACGATGTGTTGTTGAGGTTTGGAGCGCGTGCACGAAGTCTCCGCCCACTTGCATCTGCAACCTATGGTTACCCAGAACACTTTGCTCTGCGTAGGTCTGCAGGgatgttcacgtgtgtgtgtgtgtgtgtgtgtctttggagAAACACAATTCCACCGGCAGTCACCACAGAATTCATCACAGTTTAAAATATCATGTTTTACAGAcataataaagtttgttgtaTGTTATTAAAGACACATTGGAAAACTTCACATGGAAGCAAAACGTCTTTTATGTTAAGTcgatttataataataaactttatttatgtacgacttcaaaacaaaataagaaagacaacaaatcaataaaaaggaCCAAAATAAAATGAGGTAAGGTTTTCTGGTAAAAGTACATTTTGAGGTTCTTCTGTCAGTGCCTGTATGGATACAATTTAATTATCCattcattattaaaataaaaaatacaaatcaga from the Limanda limanda chromosome 11, fLimLim1.1, whole genome shotgun sequence genome contains:
- the LOC133014730 gene encoding tripartite motif-containing protein 16-like: MEQQENQLDRERFCCWICVDLLKDPVTTVCGHSYCKSCINTHWDKEEERGSYSCPQCRQTFTPRPVLEKSTMLADSLEELKKTGLQAAPADHCYAGPEDVACDVCTGRKRKSLKSCLNYLASYCEKHLQPHLQSPPLKKHKLVEPSEKLQENICSRHDEVMKMFCRTDQQCICSLCSVEEHKDHDTVSAAAERTERQRELGLRRQTIQQRVQDTEKDVKLLQQEEEALNGSADKAVEDSEEIFTELIPLLEKRSSDVEQQIRFQQETEVSLVRELQERLEQEITELKRKDHELKQLSDTEDHNQLLHNYPSLSPLSGSTHSSSFRFRPLRNFDDVTAAVSKVRGRLQDILSEKETEILQIVSQMDVLLRQPEPETRADFLKYSQEITLDPNTANRLLLLSEGNRKVTRMSEDQSYSYHSDRFTGYPQVLSRESLTGRCYWEVEVEVGVRGAVGVAVAYKNINRAGGSRECLFGFNDKSWSLCCYGNGYTFYYNSIHTLVSGPASSRVGVYLDHRAGVLSFYSVSDTMTLLHRVQTTFTQSLYAGVRVFWYESSSAEFCKLN